A single region of the Nocardioides ochotonae genome encodes:
- a CDS encoding YiaA/YiaB family inner membrane protein, with the protein MDNKTPQTNTTAFFAQAAISFGVALLGVVLAVLYLPVDPWVRAFLAMTTLFLVSSSFTLAKCVRDSQESRYVVSRLDQARVDKILAEHDPFRAVS; encoded by the coding sequence ATGGACAACAAGACGCCCCAGACCAACACCACCGCCTTCTTCGCCCAGGCCGCCATCTCCTTCGGCGTCGCCCTGCTGGGCGTCGTGCTCGCTGTGCTGTACCTGCCGGTCGACCCGTGGGTCCGCGCCTTCCTGGCGATGACCACGCTGTTCCTGGTCTCCTCCTCCTTCACCCTCGCCAAGTGCGTGCGCGACTCCCAGGAGAGCCGCTACGTCGTCTCCCGTCTGGACCAGGCGCGGGTGGACAAGATCCTCGCCGAGCACGACCCGTTCCGCGCCGTGTCGTGA
- a CDS encoding lysoplasmalogenase gives MSQTPPARAAFSPRKVAKGLLMPTLATRLLRSPRGPGSSAALVAQAFSWGGDLALNGRSRGRFLAGLSSFLVAHVAYIAAFRSRSSTPVLASAGRRRFLVTGAALSTAMGAAAARTDRSLAAPVVVYATTLSVMVASAAAVDSDRGRQQLLTGASLFLVSDTLIGVRKFLAGERGTLLEAGVLTTYAAAQWCIVEGMRAGSQR, from the coding sequence ATGTCCCAGACTCCCCCGGCGCGAGCCGCGTTCTCCCCGCGCAAGGTCGCCAAGGGGCTGCTGATGCCGACCCTGGCGACCCGCCTCCTGCGCTCCCCGCGCGGGCCCGGCTCCTCCGCGGCGCTCGTCGCCCAGGCCTTCTCCTGGGGCGGCGACCTGGCGCTCAACGGGCGCTCGCGCGGTCGCTTCCTCGCCGGGCTGAGCTCCTTCCTCGTCGCCCACGTCGCCTACATCGCAGCCTTCCGCAGCCGCTCCTCGACGCCCGTGCTCGCCTCGGCCGGGCGACGGCGGTTCCTGGTGACCGGTGCCGCGCTGTCCACCGCGATGGGCGCGGCGGCCGCCCGGACCGACCGGAGCCTCGCGGCGCCGGTCGTGGTCTACGCGACGACGCTGTCGGTGATGGTGGCCTCGGCGGCCGCCGTCGACAGCGACCGTGGGCGCCAGCAGCTGCTCACCGGCGCCTCGCTGTTCCTGGTCTCCGACACCCTCATCGGGGTCCGCAAGTTCCTCGCCGGCGAGCGCGGCACCCTGCTGGAGGCCGGCGTGCTCACGACGTACGCCGCGGCGCAGTGGTGCATCGTCGAGGGGATGCGGGCCGGCTCGCAACGCTAG